The following are encoded together in the Neomonachus schauinslandi chromosome X, ASM220157v2, whole genome shotgun sequence genome:
- the MAGIX gene encoding PDZ domain-containing protein MAGIX isoform X2 — MEPRAGGATDPRGSRGGRGLPLRAGPRARQLLARLDARPLAARAAADVAALVRRTGATLRLRPNAAVSVLDSADIEVTDSRLPNPTFVEHRPQAGDLVLHINGESTQGLTHAQVVERIRAGGPRLRLVLSRPPETHPGKPEGVGGPQKGDGLPFPDRSPDPGGPEVMRSRSVSASPIQHPPSGTASQTPRSPEPSPEPLADCPAVSPPERHTEDPDDRTPGSPGPWLVPSEERLSRALGIPGAAQLALEMAAGRRRH, encoded by the exons GCCGGGGCCTTCCCCTGCGGGCGGGCCCCAGAGCCCGGCAGCTCCTGGCGCGGCTGGACGCGCGCCCCCTGGCGGCCCGAGCTGCGGCCGACGTGGCGGCGCTGGTACGCAGGACGGGCGCCACATTGCGCCTGCGCCCCAACGCGG CCGTTAGTGTGCTGGATTCTGCGGACATAGAGGTTACAGACAGTCGCCTGCCTAATCCTACTTTCGTGGAACACCGGCCGCAG GCTGGGGACCTCGTGCTCCACATCAATGGAGAGTCAACTCAGGGCCTCACCCATGCCCAGGTGGTGGAGCGCATTCGCGCAGGCGGCCCCCGTCTCCGCCTCGTACTAAGCAGGCCGCCTGAAACCCACCCCGGCAAGCCTGAAGGGGTGGGAGGGCCCCAGAAAGGAGATG GTCTGCCATTCCCAGATCGCAGCCCAGATCCTGGTGGACCAGAGGTGATGAGGTCTCGCAGCGTCAGTGCTTCCCCAATTCAGCACCCTCCATCCGGTACAGCGTCCCAAACCCCGCGCAGCCCAGAGCCTAGCCCAGAGCCGCTGGCCGACTGCCCCGCGGTTTCTCCTCCTGAGCGCCACACAGAGGACCCTGATGACCGAACCCCGGGTTCCCCGGGACCCTGGCTGGTGCCGAGTGAGGAACGGCTTTCACGGGCCCTAGGGATCCCAGGGGCCGCGCAGCTTGCTCTCGAGATGGCAGCTGGGAGGCGGAGGCACTGA
- the MAGIX gene encoding PDZ domain-containing protein MAGIX isoform X1, with protein MEPRAGGATDPRGSRGGRGLPLRAGPRARQLLARLDARPLAARAAADVAALVRRTGATLRLRPNAAVSVLDSADIEVTDSRLPNPTFVEHRPQHHRSETLGTGPAPPQVTQAKARSASKPLQTSGRFCVELVRGSTGFGFTLSGGRDSAGDAPLAVRGLLENGPAQRSGRLQAGDLVLHINGESTQGLTHAQVVERIRAGGPRLRLVLSRPPETHPGKPEGVGGPQKGDGLPFPDRSPDPGGPEVMRSRSVSASPIQHPPSGTASQTPRSPEPSPEPLADCPAVSPPERHTEDPDDRTPGSPGPWLVPSEERLSRALGIPGAAQLALEMAAGRRRH; from the exons GCCGGGGCCTTCCCCTGCGGGCGGGCCCCAGAGCCCGGCAGCTCCTGGCGCGGCTGGACGCGCGCCCCCTGGCGGCCCGAGCTGCGGCCGACGTGGCGGCGCTGGTACGCAGGACGGGCGCCACATTGCGCCTGCGCCCCAACGCGG CCGTTAGTGTGCTGGATTCTGCGGACATAGAGGTTACAGACAGTCGCCTGCCTAATCCTACTTTCGTGGAACACCGGCCGCAG CATCATCGGTCAGAGACATTGGGTACAGGTCCCGCGCCACCCCAAGTGACCCAGGCTAAGGCACGTTCTGCTTCGAAGCCGCTCCAGACCTCTGGACGGTTCTGCGTGGAACTGGTTCGCGGTTCCACGGGCTTTGGCTTTACATTAAGCGGAGGCCGAGATTCAGCAGGGGATGCTCCTCTGGCAGTGCGTGGGCTGCTGGAAAACGGGCCAGCACAGCGCTCTGGTCGCTTGCAG GCTGGGGACCTCGTGCTCCACATCAATGGAGAGTCAACTCAGGGCCTCACCCATGCCCAGGTGGTGGAGCGCATTCGCGCAGGCGGCCCCCGTCTCCGCCTCGTACTAAGCAGGCCGCCTGAAACCCACCCCGGCAAGCCTGAAGGGGTGGGAGGGCCCCAGAAAGGAGATG GTCTGCCATTCCCAGATCGCAGCCCAGATCCTGGTGGACCAGAGGTGATGAGGTCTCGCAGCGTCAGTGCTTCCCCAATTCAGCACCCTCCATCCGGTACAGCGTCCCAAACCCCGCGCAGCCCAGAGCCTAGCCCAGAGCCGCTGGCCGACTGCCCCGCGGTTTCTCCTCCTGAGCGCCACACAGAGGACCCTGATGACCGAACCCCGGGTTCCCCGGGACCCTGGCTGGTGCCGAGTGAGGAACGGCTTTCACGGGCCCTAGGGATCCCAGGGGCCGCGCAGCTTGCTCTCGAGATGGCAGCTGGGAGGCGGAGGCACTGA
- the MAGIX gene encoding PDZ domain-containing protein MAGIX isoform X3 — protein sequence MEPRAGGATDPRGSRGGRGLPLRAGPRARQLLARLDARPLAARAAADVAALVRRTGATLRLRPNAAVSVLDSADIEVTDSRLPNPTFVEHRPQAGDLVLHINGESTQGLTHAQVVERIRAGGPRLRLVLSRPPETHPGKPEGVGGPQKGDDRSPDPGGPEVMRSRSVSASPIQHPPSGTASQTPRSPEPSPEPLADCPAVSPPERHTEDPDDRTPGSPGPWLVPSEERLSRALGIPGAAQLALEMAAGRRRH from the exons GCCGGGGCCTTCCCCTGCGGGCGGGCCCCAGAGCCCGGCAGCTCCTGGCGCGGCTGGACGCGCGCCCCCTGGCGGCCCGAGCTGCGGCCGACGTGGCGGCGCTGGTACGCAGGACGGGCGCCACATTGCGCCTGCGCCCCAACGCGG CCGTTAGTGTGCTGGATTCTGCGGACATAGAGGTTACAGACAGTCGCCTGCCTAATCCTACTTTCGTGGAACACCGGCCGCAG GCTGGGGACCTCGTGCTCCACATCAATGGAGAGTCAACTCAGGGCCTCACCCATGCCCAGGTGGTGGAGCGCATTCGCGCAGGCGGCCCCCGTCTCCGCCTCGTACTAAGCAGGCCGCCTGAAACCCACCCCGGCAAGCCTGAAGGGGTGGGAGGGCCCCAGAAAGGAGATG ATCGCAGCCCAGATCCTGGTGGACCAGAGGTGATGAGGTCTCGCAGCGTCAGTGCTTCCCCAATTCAGCACCCTCCATCCGGTACAGCGTCCCAAACCCCGCGCAGCCCAGAGCCTAGCCCAGAGCCGCTGGCCGACTGCCCCGCGGTTTCTCCTCCTGAGCGCCACACAGAGGACCCTGATGACCGAACCCCGGGTTCCCCGGGACCCTGGCTGGTGCCGAGTGAGGAACGGCTTTCACGGGCCCTAGGGATCCCAGGGGCCGCGCAGCTTGCTCTCGAGATGGCAGCTGGGAGGCGGAGGCACTGA